One genomic region from Acidimicrobiales bacterium encodes:
- a CDS encoding alkaline phosphatase family protein → MRRMRTLRALTTVGVIAAVLATAPARGAAGQSDDIHKIEHVVVIMQENRSFDSYFGTFPGADGIPAGACVPDPRAGVCRPPVHDSDDLNAGGPHGAGSAVADIAGGKMDGFLRQVEGVSHACVANTNPDCGAGTDVMGWHDAREIPLYWSYARNYTLQDHMFEPNRGWSLPSHLFMVSGWSAKCDQPRMPATCKSNLQNPDTDAGLNSGLLTVHDADDDEGSTVTPDYGWTDLTYLLHQAKVSWRYYVTEGTEPDCEDGDITCPPKPQNVKTPEIWNPLPDFVTVHDNHQLGNIQATTHFVRAARAGTLPAVSWVVPNDEFSEHPPALLSYGQAFVNELVQAVAHGPDWKSTAIFLAWDDWGGFYDHVVPPVVDANGYGLRVPGIVISPYARRHYIDHQTLSFDAYLKFIEDDFLTSARIDPATDGRPDPRPDVREDNPLLGDLRNDFDFTQKPAPPPAALTPVRPRQIAARAAARQALGVTAAARAAASSTRPWWEIAVGLVALAGALVLVGRRVVKRARR, encoded by the coding sequence ATGCGACGAATGCGGACGCTGCGGGCGCTCACTACCGTCGGCGTGATCGCGGCGGTGCTGGCGACGGCACCGGCGCGCGGCGCCGCCGGTCAGAGCGACGACATCCACAAGATCGAACACGTCGTCGTGATCATGCAGGAGAACCGCTCGTTCGACAGTTACTTCGGCACGTTCCCGGGGGCCGACGGCATCCCGGCGGGCGCGTGCGTGCCCGACCCGCGCGCCGGCGTGTGCCGTCCCCCGGTACACGATTCCGACGACCTCAACGCCGGCGGGCCCCACGGCGCCGGCAGCGCCGTGGCCGACATCGCCGGCGGCAAGATGGACGGCTTCTTGCGCCAGGTCGAAGGCGTCTCGCATGCGTGCGTGGCCAACACCAATCCGGACTGCGGTGCGGGCACCGACGTCATGGGGTGGCACGACGCCCGTGAGATCCCGCTGTACTGGAGCTACGCCCGCAACTACACGCTCCAGGACCACATGTTCGAACCCAATCGCGGCTGGAGCCTGCCGTCGCACTTGTTCATGGTGTCGGGCTGGTCGGCCAAGTGCGACCAGCCGCGCATGCCGGCTACGTGCAAGAGCAACCTGCAGAACCCCGACACCGATGCCGGCCTGAACTCGGGGCTGCTGACGGTGCACGACGCCGACGACGACGAGGGGTCCACCGTCACGCCCGACTACGGCTGGACCGACCTCACCTATCTGCTGCACCAGGCGAAGGTGAGCTGGCGTTACTACGTCACCGAAGGCACCGAGCCCGACTGCGAGGACGGCGACATCACGTGCCCGCCGAAGCCACAGAACGTGAAGACGCCCGAGATCTGGAACCCGCTGCCCGACTTCGTGACCGTGCACGACAACCACCAACTCGGCAACATCCAAGCGACGACGCACTTCGTGCGCGCCGCGCGCGCCGGCACGCTGCCGGCGGTGAGCTGGGTCGTGCCCAACGACGAGTTCAGCGAGCACCCGCCGGCGTTGCTCAGCTACGGCCAGGCCTTCGTCAACGAACTCGTGCAAGCGGTTGCCCACGGGCCGGACTGGAAAAGCACCGCCATCTTCCTAGCGTGGGACGACTGGGGCGGGTTCTACGACCACGTCGTGCCGCCGGTCGTCGACGCCAACGGTTATGGCCTGCGCGTGCCCGGCATCGTGATCAGTCCCTACGCCCGCCGCCACTACATCGACCACCAGACCCTGTCGTTCGACGCCTACCTCAAATTCATCGAGGACGACTTCCTCACCAGCGCCCGCATCGATCCCGCCACCGACGGCCGTCCCGACCCGCGCCCCGACGTGCGCGAGGACAACCCGTTGCTCGGCGACCTGCGCAACGACTTCGACTTCACGCAGAAACCCGCGCCTCCACCGGCGGCGCTCACACCCGTGCGGCCGCGGCAGATCGCGGCGCGCGCCGCGGCGCGCCAGGCGCTCGGGGTGACGGCGGCGGCGCGTGCGGCGGCGTCTTCGACCCGTCCGTGGTGGGAGATCGCCGTCGGTCTAGTCGCGTTGGCGGGCGCGCTCGTGCTCGTGGGGCGCCGCGTCGTCAAACGCGCACGGCGCTGA
- a CDS encoding HNH endonuclease, translated as MKPRRKNTIAQAKNRMRRTVEEILDPGPLSIDGLWDHFGAECAYCGKQLSRADREGHVDHAESGGGNHLGNLVLACGACNGDEKRERGWREFLAGKASESSVFASRERRILDWFEANPRTPVNDDADVQRLLAELAELIDEFAAKCSELKAAVAS; from the coding sequence ATGAAGCCACGCCGGAAGAACACGATCGCGCAAGCGAAGAACCGGATGCGCAGGACGGTCGAGGAGATCCTCGATCCGGGGCCGCTCAGCATCGACGGGTTGTGGGATCACTTCGGAGCCGAGTGCGCGTATTGCGGAAAGCAGCTCAGCCGTGCCGATCGCGAGGGCCACGTCGATCACGCAGAATCTGGCGGCGGCAACCACCTCGGGAATCTGGTCTTGGCGTGTGGCGCCTGCAACGGCGATGAGAAGCGGGAGCGGGGGTGGCGGGAGTTCTTGGCAGGCAAGGCGAGTGAGTCCTCGGTGTTCGCAAGTCGTGAGCGCCGCATCCTGGACTGGTTCGAGGCGAATCCGCGGACGCCCGTGAACGACGATGCCGACGTCCAACGCCTTCTGGCCGAACTCGCTGAGCTGATAGATGAGTTCGCGGCGAAGTGTTCCGAACTCAAGGCCGCGGTCGCCAGCTGA